Sequence from the Ruminococcaceae bacterium KH2T8 genome:
ATCGACTTCATTGCACTTCCGATCGCGATATTTATTCAGAGCGGACTTGTGTCTCCGGTATATATCGCACTTTATATTCTCTATGCGATCTGCGGTATCGCAAGGCTTGCACACTTTAATGCGGTCACTGCCGACGGCAATGGTCCCGTAAAGTTCTACACTGGTCTTCCCGTTACTTATACCGCACTGATATTTCCGCTCTTTTATCTTTTGAGCCTGGTGATCCCCGAGAATATATTTCCAGTCATCTATGCATTGGTTATCCTCGGCGTATCGGCGCTCGAAGTATTAAAGGTAAAGGTCATAAAGCCCAAGGGAGCAGCTTATATCTTCTTTGGACTTCTTGCGATCGTGATGCTCATTGTCTATCTGGTATTCTTATGAAGATCTATGACAGAAGAAGCGGTGAATATCTGAACGTAGAGCAATACGGCTCGGGTAAGCTACAGTTCCTGTATAACAATGCGTTTGGCAGGATGCTTCTTTGGCTCGCCGTTTCTCCTCTTGTTTCGGGTATATACGGCAGGATCAATTCTCTTCCTTCATCCGCGAAGAAGATACCTGCTTTTGTTAACGAATACGGCATCGATACGGAGGAGTTCGAGCTTCGCGAATACAGGTCTTTCAATGATTTCTTTACCCGCAGGATACGCCCCGGCAGAAGGCCGATAGAGGATGATCCTAAGGCATTCATATCACCTGCCGATTCGAAGGTGCTGGTATACCCTATAGACGTTGATACAAAGCTCCTTATTAAGGGCAGGGAATATACGCTCGATGAGATAACCGGCGATGGTTCGTATACGCATGAATTTGCGGGCGGGAATGCGTTCGTATTCAGGCTCTGTATGGATGATTACCACCGCTACTGTTTCCCCGACAGCGGCAGGGTCATATCAACCAAGAAGATAAAGGGCCGCCTTCACACCGTAAGCCCCATATCGAAGGAACATAAGATCTATAAGGAGAATACGAGGATCGTAAGCGTTCTCGAGACAGATAATATCGGCAAAGTGATCTACATAGAGGTAGGCGCTCTGCTGGTTGGAAAGATAGTCGACCACGGGGCAACGGAGTTCGAGCGTGGTCAGGAGAAGGGATATTTCGAGCCCGGCGGCTCAACGATAGTCGTGATTACAAAAGGCAATGTAGATGTCGATAAGGATATTCTCGAGCAGAGCAATAACGGCATCGAAACGGCAGTAAGATATGGAGAGAGGATCGGTACGATAAGATGATAAAGAGACTTCATGTTTATTTCAAAGAACGTTATCCGATAATCCCCAGGCTCATACTGGGACTTATCGTATTTTTGGAGATACACTTCATAATACTCCTGAACCAGGGTGTATCGTGGGGGCAGTTCAGTATCGGCATACAGGAATGCGTAGGTGCATTTACGGTATTCGCATTCCTGCTGTGGCTGCGTGTCGCGGATGACCTCAAGGACTTTGAGACCGATAAGAGACTCTTTCCCGACAGACCTCTGCCCAGCGGACGCGTATTTAAAAAAGACATCGTTATCGCATGCATCATCGTGCAGGCAGTGACCGTTGTACTTAATGTGATATTCATGCGCGATAATATCTTTTCATTTATCGTGCTCTATATATACGGTTACCTCATGAGCAAATGGTTCTTCCAAAAGTCGAAGATCCAGCCGTCGCTGCCTCTCGCGCTCGTTACGCATAATCCGGTACAGGCGATAATCAATCTTTATATCATCACGTTTACGATCAGGAAATATCAGCTGCAGCCTATTACCCTTACGAACATAATGGCTCTCTGGACGCTCTATTTCCCCGCTCTCATCTGGGAAGTATCCCGTAAGATCAAGGCGCCCAAGGACGAGAATGACTACACGACTTATTCTAAGCTCTTCGGATACAAGAAGTCGACGAGATTCGTCCTGATACTCACGATCCTTGATATCATCACGAACTTTATCCTCGTATGGAATCTCAACAAGATCTCGGTAGCGGTATTGGCTCTCCTCGTATCGTGGATGACATGGAAGTTCATACAGTACATGAAGGACCCCGAGAAGTTCGTTCTCGTTACAAAGGTCGAGAGATATACATATCTTCAGGAATCGACGATGCTCCTTACGATAATCGCGTACCTAGTGTTCGGTAAGATCTGACATGTACGGCAATAAGATCGACAATCTCATAAAGCTAAAGGAGAGCGGGATAAACGTTCCTGCTTTTACCGTCGTGCCGTACGACAAGGCGCGACTTGATGAGCCTGAGTTTGAATATCCGTCAGACGGTGAACGCTTTGCCGTAAGAAGCTCATCTAATGTCGAAGACGGTGATCAGATGAGCTTTGCGGGACAGTTCGATACATTCTTAAATGTCGAAAGATCTGATGTTGCCGGCAAGATCAGGGAAGCAGTAGCATCGACTGACAACGACAGCGTTATCTCTTACGCAAAAGATCACGGTATCTCCGCTGAAAGTATAAAGATGAATGTCCTGATCCAGGATATGGTCGATGCGGATCTCTCGGGGGTCATATTCACGAGTAATCCGCAGGGCATACTGAACGAGAGCGTTATCACGGTCGGAAGAGGCCTCGGTGAAGGCGTCGTATCGGGAAGGACCGACACGACTTCCTACTACTGTAACCGCACTGATGATATCTATTATTACGAAGGTGAAGATGACCTTTTGGGAGAAGAAAAGATCAGTGAACTCTTATCTGTCGCGGATAAGATCAAGGATATCTTTGACGCCCCGACGGACATAGAATTCTCGATCAAAGATGATGAGATATTTGTCCTTCAGTCGCGAAAGATAACAACGCTTCATTCGGATGATCCTCTGATCCTCGATAACAGCAACATCGTTGAGAGCTACCCCGGGATCTCGCTGCCGCTTACGACCTCATTTGTCGATCTCGTATACAGCGGAGTATTCAGAGGAGTATGCGCGCGCGTTCTCAAGAACGATAAGGAGCTCTCAAAGCACGAAGATGTATTTCTCAACATGACAGGTCACGTTAACGGCCGCGTCTACTATAAGATCAGCAACTGGTATACGGTCCTTAAATTCCTGCCTTTCAGCGGGAAGATAATACCCGTATGGCAGGAGATGCTCGGCGTAAGAAATAAGAGCTATAACGGGGACGATGTGGATATCGGTCCGTTCGTCCGCGCGATGACATATATCAACTCATTTCATGAGCTCATCAGGGTCCCGAAGAACATGAAGGATCTTAACGAAAGATTCATCGCGATAAATGAAGATTTCTACTTCAAGTACAGATCGGACATGAGTCCTGTAGAGCTCGTATCGATGTTCAACGATATAAAAGTTAAGCTCTTTGACTGCTGGGACGTGACGCTCCTTAATGACCTTTATGCATTCATCTTCACGGGGCTCTTAAAGTCGAGGATGAAGAAGAGATACGGTAAGGATGAAAAGGAGATAAATGCCTATATAAGCGGTATCTCCGATATCGAGAGCATGAAGCCCGTTATCGCCATGACAAAGCTCGCGCTCGATAAAGATACGATGTCCAAAGACGAATATGAGGCTGCGAAGAAGGAATATATCCGTCTGTACGGCGACCGTAATCTCGAAGAATTAAAGCTCGAGAGCAGGACATTCAGGAGCAACCCCGAACTGCTCGATGAACGTATAGACAGCTGTCGAAGAGATATGACCAGACTTCGCGCGAACGCGGATTCTTTCGCGAAGGTTAAGGAGAGAGGCGACAGGTATGATCTGCTGACGAGATCTTTCGTTAAGAGGGCGTCACTCGGCATATACAACCGTGAGATCTCAAGACTCAACAGGAGCCGTATCTACGGTATCGTAAGGCTCATTACGGATACTCTGGCGATCAGATATGTGGAGCAGGGACTTATAGCTGATGCAGGCGATATCTACTATCTTACGGTAGATGAGATGCTCGATCTTTCTAAGGATCCGACCGATATGAAGGAACGCGTAGCATCGCGTAAGAGTGACTACGATCTTTACCGAAAGCTCCCTGCTTATTCGCGATTGATATTTGAAAAGGATGAGTTCAGTAAGAGCCATGCGAGAGTCAACTCATATGTTCGCGAGACGAAGGCTTCCGAGCTTATTGGCGTACCGTGTTCGGGAGGTATCGCGGAGGGGGAAGCTCTCGTGATAAAAGATCCGAAGGATACGTTGGATGTAGAGGGGAAGATACTCATAACTAAGATGACGGACCCCGGGTGGGTATTCCTTCTTACTTCGGCAAAAGGAGTCATATCGGAGAAGGGTTCGCTCCTTTCGCATACGGCGATAATATCAAGGGAATTAGGTGTCCCGTCTATAGTCGGAGTAAAGGATCTGACGGAGATCATACATACGGGTGATCAGATCAGGATGAACGGTGATAACGGCAAGATCGAGATAATAAGAAGAGGTGCAGCGGATGAAGCTCATAAAGTTTGATAAGGAAGAAGAATACATAAAGGGATTTACCGGACTTCCGGTGAAGCTCTACGGAAAGAAAGACAATATGGAGGATCCTTCCTCTATGCGCAAGATCCTTCTCGGAGAGCATCCTCTGTGTAAGTATTTCGCGCTCGATAAATATCTTGTTACTGATGATCAGGGAACGGTCGCAGGGCGCTTTTGTATCACGACATACGAAGGTGATGATACTGCATATATCGGGTATTTCGAATGCATAGATGATAAGGCTGTTGCGAAGTTCCTCTTTGACAGCGCATACGATATCTGTAAGTCGAAGGGATATAAGAGGATCGAAGGTCCCGTTGATTCGTCTTTCTGGATCAAGTACAGGCTCAAGATAAACAGGTTCGGATCACCTTATACGGGGGAGCCTTATAACAGGGAATACTACTTCGACCTCTTTAAGGATAACGGCTATGAAGTGAAGGAGCATTATACATCTCATGCATTCAGGGCCATCGATGATTCGTATCAGAATGAGATCTACGAAGAGAGGTTCAAAGAGTTCCTCGCGCATGGCTATGAGATCAGAAGTCCGGGGCCCGGAGAGTTCTCTACCGCGATAGAAGATGTGTACAGACTGGTCACGGATCTTTACAGTGATTTTCCGATCTTCAAGGACGTACAGAAAGAGGATTTCTGCGAAGTATTTAAGAGCTATGAGCAGATCATGGATATGAGCATGACGAAGATCGCTTACTTCGAAGGAAAGGCAGTCGGATTCTATGTCTCGATCCCCGATTACGGCAACCTCGTATACCATACGGGTAACCCCGTAAATATCCTGAAGATCTTAAAGCTCAAAAAGAAGCCTGAGCGATATGTAATGCTCTATATGGGCGTAGATCAGGCGCACCGAGGTCTCGGTAAGGCTCTCGTATACGCGATAATGAAGGAGCTCATGAAGAGCAAAGTATCGAGTATCGGAGCGCTGATGCGTGACGGTAAGAAGACACAGGAATATGCGGCAGATGACATCACGGATGTCTATGAATATGTACTATTGGAAAGGAAGATAGGTGAGTAATATGAATGAACTTGAACGTATCCTCAGAGCTGATAATGAGAAGTGGCACGATAGGGAATACCTCTTCGAGATGAAGGAAGGAAAATACGAAGGCATCACTTTCGGTGAATATATCGAGAAGGTAAGCTATGCCGCGAACTATTTTGTCGCGAACGGATTCAAGGGAAGCAACATCGGTATATACAGTCCCAACTCGATCGCCTGGATGATCCTCGACGTAGCGATAATGAACTACGTCGGAATAAGCGTAGGACTTAATAAGGACTGGATCGGAGATAATCTCGAATATTCGATCAGGAAGTGCGACATTAAATGCCTCCTTTACAGCAGTGCAATGAAGGATAAAGTGGACGAAGTAAGACCGAAGTTTCCTGATGTCAGATATATCTGCATAGAGGAAGAATTCGATACGATATTAAGTGAAGGAAAGGCAGCTTCGGAAGGTCTCTTTGCGCTCGAACCTGCTGACGAGGATGCTCCGGTAAAGATCGTATTTACGAGCGGATCCACATCCTTCCCCAAGGCAGTCATGCTCTCGATAAAGAATATCTTTTCGAGTTACGAAGCTCTTGCCAAGAGGACACCTCTTAACGAGGACGACGTCTGCTATCTGTTCCTGCCTCTTAATCATACATACGGCTCTATATTTAATTTCCTTTACTCGCTGGTATTCGGATTTAAGATCTACCTGACCGGAAAGATATCAGAGATGGCTCAGGAGATGGCTGTCGCAAAGCCTACCGTATTCTGCGCGGTACCTCTCGTATTCTTAAGGTTCAGTGATGCTGCCGACCAGTACGGAGTACCTCTCAAGGCTCTACTCGGCGGAAGGCTTAAGTATCTCTTCTGCGGCGGATCTAACCTGCCTCACGAGATCAGGCAGAAGTATATCGATCAGGGAATGCACATGATGAATGCATATGCGCTCTCGGAGACATCTTCGGGATTTGCTATCGACTACCCGGATGTAGACGATCTTGACAGCGCGGGAACGCTCCTTGAGTATGTCGATGCCAAGGTCGTAGATCCTGACGAAGACGGTATCGGTGAACTTGCCATCAAGGGACCTAATGTATTTCAGGGTTATCTCAATGACGAGGAAGCAACGAAGAGGGCTTTCGATCCTGACGGATATTTCCTTACGGGCGACCTTGGTAAGATCATCGACAATAAGGTCTATGTAAAGGGCAGAAAAGATACGATGCTCGTCCTTATAAACGGTGAGAATGTATCTTCAAATAGGATCTCGGAGAAGGTTAAGTCCGCCGATGACAGGATAGCATCGGTAAAGTCCTATATAAGAGACGAGGAGCTTACCTGCGATATCTTTGTAAAGGATAAGAGCTTCATAGAAGGTGACTGGCAGTCCGTGATAGACAGGGTAAATGAGGATCTGTCCAAATATGAGAAGATCCGAAAGTTCAATGTCATGGATATCAGCGCTCTTTTGAAGGGCTGATAAAAAGTGTAACAAAGTTACATTTTTGACCCGGAACGATATAAAAGATCCCCGGAAAGCCACAGGAGGGCGGGCTTTCGGGGATCAATCATATATGCGGGTCGTATCAGGTGGTTCCGTGTTCTGTTTCTATGGTTACATCTTACAGAGGGAGATTAAATACAACGTCAATATGAGTTTAAGAAAATTCCCGATCGGGTAAAGAAAAGTTTAAGCGATATAGAGTACCTTGATGCAGGCATTATTCGGTGCCTCGGTTATCGTCGCGCGGTCCCTGTAGGTAAGTCCCATCAAAGTCTCGCGAGTCTCACAGCTGAAATCCATCTGATCCGCTATGCCGTCCGTGCTCATATCGACCCATTCTCCGTCTAAATAGATATAGGATTGTCCTTCCTCTATGGAAGCATAAAATCCTCTTACGGTTCCGACGTAATCGCCGCCTAAAGGCGACAGATCCGTCTCGATACTTGACCCCTCAACGGGAGCTCCCTCGGGGAATCTGACTACAACGGTATATCGACCGACATCTATGGGTTCATCGAGCTCTATCGTATGGTAGCCGATATATTCGAATGTCTGCTCCTTAGTGCAGATAAGATCTCCGAATTCACCATCGTAGATCTCTACCGTTAGCGTCTGATCGGATCCTGTGGTATAGGTGCCGATCGCTCCTATAGTACCTTCGTGATCGAACACATTCGCGACGGCGGTTTCGCCTTCCGTAACTGCCACTGCCTGTACTCCGGCTTCGTAAGATAAGACCTCGGTATATTCATCGGAGAGAATGTAATCGCATACGCCGTACAGGGGTGTGTCGTAGGAGATCCAGTAAAAGCCTTCGTCTCCGAAATCGGTGCCCTGCGAGTCCTGGATGAGCCATGCTCCGTTCGAAGCAGCGGGCGGATCGAATGTATCAGCCGGATAATCGTCATCCCAGCCGACAACTGTGACCATATGATGTGTCAGCCTGAATTCGGCATTCGGTACGTTATAGGTGGCGTTTTCCTGTATGGATTCAAATTGATCTGAATCGGGAACTATCAAGGCCGTCAAGGCTCCGTTGTTCCTGATCCTGTCCTGAAGCACTTCGGTGTCGGCCGATGAGAGATCATCGGCTTCGACCAGTATGCAACCGTTTATATCGTGACTTGAAGCTGCTTCGATCACCATGATCTGATGACCTCCTGCCAGCTGGAGATTGTTACTGTAATTTCCCTCGGTGCCGCTTTCCGCATCTCCGCTGAATGCCAGAAGAGACAGATAGTCGATATCGATCTCGTCGTCTATACCTCTTGTCAGCATGAGGTTATACTGCATGGCGGTAGCGCCGGAGCAGGCCCAGCATAACGCATCCGATTGAGCGGTAACGGGCACGCTGTAGCCTTCTTCTATAAGCGAGAATCCGTGTCCCGACTTAAAAGGTTCATACGGACCTTTCTGAAGGAGACTGCACGAATTAAGCAGCATGAGGGAAGTAATAACGATACTTGAAATGATCTTCTTTTTCATAAGCGATCCCCTATTCTTTATGAGAATAGTTTAATCGTGAGCGAGCTTATCAAAAACCAGTCACATTCAAGTTGTGTACATGACTGAATATAACAAACCTCCGCGAGAGCGTGATCTCTCACGGAGGTTATGAGTTTGTAGATTTGACCCGCTTTATTACGAGAACTTACCGTAGTAACCGATCTCTCTGTCGAGTATGGCGATACTCTCTTTCTTGAGTTCGTCGGAGATACCCGCCATTTCGTTGACCTCATTAACGAATGCCGAATAAACCTCTGCTGCCTTAGCATCATCACCTGCCTTCTTGAGCGCGATCATCTTGTGGAAAGCATTCATGTATCTTATATGCATATAGTCCTTGCTGTCGATCGCATCAAGCCTTGTTGCAAATGCTTCGATAATCCCGTCGCACCATGAGATCATCTCCAGAGCTTCATCCTTATTGCCCCACCATCCGTAGTTTTGAGCTACCGTGTAGAACTGGCGTGCGACAGTACTGAAGAGAAGTCTGTTCTTACTGTCGATCACTTCCTTCATCTGATCAAAGCCCTTATCGAAATAAACCGTTTCCATTTCGAGTACTTCTCTGTTGCATGTCGAGTTGAGTCCCGGAAGTACGTTTATGTGCTCCTTGGCTTTATCGAAATCCTTCATGTGGATGTATATCCAGGCGATCGAATAGTGAGTCTTATCGATGAGGTCTCTGTCCGTGCAGTGGCTGATCAGATATGTACCTTTCTTGATGCTGTCTTTGAAGATCTCAAGGATATGATCGTCCTGATCCTTGTAGCATCCTTCGAGCTTCTCGTCCCAGTACATGCTGAGGCTTCCGGTCTGCTGCACATAATCCTTGACTATCTCATAGTTTCCGGGATGGATATTCGTCTCGGTAGAGAGATATTCGCAGATCTTGAGCTTACTGCCTGCACGGTCCTTCTCATCGTACATATTCCTGACCGTTTCCTTGATCCTGTTCGTAACTTCGCTGTCTTCGCGGATCATGTCATAGCCTAAGAGCGCGTCGGTACTGACTCCGAGGATCTGTGCCAGGGGAATGATCATTGCCACATCCGGCATGCCGACTTCCGATTCCCATCTGCTCACCGCCTGAGGCGTGACATTAAGAAGTCCTGCGAGCTCCTCCTGAGTAAGTCCCTTATTCTTTCGAAAAGCCTTTATGTTGTTTCCTAAA
This genomic interval carries:
- a CDS encoding phosphatidylserine decarboxylase, with the translated sequence MKIYDRRSGEYLNVEQYGSGKLQFLYNNAFGRMLLWLAVSPLVSGIYGRINSLPSSAKKIPAFVNEYGIDTEEFELREYRSFNDFFTRRIRPGRRPIEDDPKAFISPADSKVLVYPIDVDTKLLIKGREYTLDEITGDGSYTHEFAGGNAFVFRLCMDDYHRYCFPDSGRVISTKKIKGRLHTVSPISKEHKIYKENTRIVSVLETDNIGKVIYIEVGALLVGKIVDHGATEFERGQEKGYFEPGGSTIVVITKGNVDVDKDILEQSNNGIETAVRYGERIGTIR
- a CDS encoding 4-hydroxybenzoate polyprenyltransferase, with product MIKRLHVYFKERYPIIPRLILGLIVFLEIHFIILLNQGVSWGQFSIGIQECVGAFTVFAFLLWLRVADDLKDFETDKRLFPDRPLPSGRVFKKDIVIACIIVQAVTVVLNVIFMRDNIFSFIVLYIYGYLMSKWFFQKSKIQPSLPLALVTHNPVQAIINLYIITFTIRKYQLQPITLTNIMALWTLYFPALIWEVSRKIKAPKDENDYTTYSKLFGYKKSTRFVLILTILDIITNFILVWNLNKISVAVLALLVSWMTWKFIQYMKDPEKFVLVTKVERYTYLQESTMLLTIIAYLVFGKI
- a CDS encoding CDP-diacylglycerol---serine O-phosphatidyltransferase → MILGKWNRSVILTYIGLAFAVCGIFLAITTTRIDLSYSCLMVAGICDLFDGAVARKVKRNDEEKAFGIELDSLVDSIDFIALPIAIFIQSGLVSPVYIALYILYAICGIARLAHFNAVTADGNGPVKFYTGLPVTYTALIFPLFYLLSLVIPENIFPVIYALVILGVSALEVLKVKVIKPKGAAYIFFGLLAIVMLIVYLVFL
- a CDS encoding Transcriptional regulator, contains XRE-family HTH domain translates to MNNSLGNNIKAFRKNKGLTQEELAGLLNVTPQAVSRWESEVGMPDVAMIIPLAQILGVSTDALLGYDMIREDSEVTNRIKETVRNMYDEKDRAGSKLKICEYLSTETNIHPGNYEIVKDYVQQTGSLSMYWDEKLEGCYKDQDDHILEIFKDSIKKGTYLISHCTDRDLIDKTHYSIAWIYIHMKDFDKAKEHINVLPGLNSTCNREVLEMETVYFDKGFDQMKEVIDSKNRLLFSTVARQFYTVAQNYGWWGNKDEALEMISWCDGIIEAFATRLDAIDSKDYMHIRYMNAFHKMIALKKAGDDAKAAEVYSAFVNEVNEMAGISDELKKESIAILDREIGYYGKFS
- a CDS encoding Long-chain acyl-CoA synthetase (AMP-forming); its protein translation is MNELERILRADNEKWHDREYLFEMKEGKYEGITFGEYIEKVSYAANYFVANGFKGSNIGIYSPNSIAWMILDVAIMNYVGISVGLNKDWIGDNLEYSIRKCDIKCLLYSSAMKDKVDEVRPKFPDVRYICIEEEFDTILSEGKAASEGLFALEPADEDAPVKIVFTSGSTSFPKAVMLSIKNIFSSYEALAKRTPLNEDDVCYLFLPLNHTYGSIFNFLYSLVFGFKIYLTGKISEMAQEMAVAKPTVFCAVPLVFLRFSDAADQYGVPLKALLGGRLKYLFCGGSNLPHEIRQKYIDQGMHMMNAYALSETSSGFAIDYPDVDDLDSAGTLLEYVDAKVVDPDEDGIGELAIKGPNVFQGYLNDEEATKRAFDPDGYFLTGDLGKIIDNKVYVKGRKDTMLVLINGENVSSNRISEKVKSADDRIASVKSYIRDEELTCDIFVKDKSFIEGDWQSVIDRVNEDLSKYEKIRKFNVMDISALLKG
- a CDS encoding pyruvate, water dikinase, whose protein sequence is MYGNKIDNLIKLKESGINVPAFTVVPYDKARLDEPEFEYPSDGERFAVRSSSNVEDGDQMSFAGQFDTFLNVERSDVAGKIREAVASTDNDSVISYAKDHGISAESIKMNVLIQDMVDADLSGVIFTSNPQGILNESVITVGRGLGEGVVSGRTDTTSYYCNRTDDIYYYEGEDDLLGEEKISELLSVADKIKDIFDAPTDIEFSIKDDEIFVLQSRKITTLHSDDPLILDNSNIVESYPGISLPLTTSFVDLVYSGVFRGVCARVLKNDKELSKHEDVFLNMTGHVNGRVYYKISNWYTVLKFLPFSGKIIPVWQEMLGVRNKSYNGDDVDIGPFVRAMTYINSFHELIRVPKNMKDLNERFIAINEDFYFKYRSDMSPVELVSMFNDIKVKLFDCWDVTLLNDLYAFIFTGLLKSRMKKRYGKDEKEINAYISGISDIESMKPVIAMTKLALDKDTMSKDEYEAAKKEYIRLYGDRNLEELKLESRTFRSNPELLDERIDSCRRDMTRLRANADSFAKVKERGDRYDLLTRSFVKRASLGIYNREISRLNRSRIYGIVRLITDTLAIRYVEQGLIADAGDIYYLTVDEMLDLSKDPTDMKERVASRKSDYDLYRKLPAYSRLIFEKDEFSKSHARVNSYVRETKASELIGVPCSGGIAEGEALVIKDPKDTLDVEGKILITKMTDPGWVFLLTSAKGVISEKGSLLSHTAIISRELGVPSIVGVKDLTEIIHTGDQIRMNGDNGKIEIIRRGAADEAHKV
- a CDS encoding Papain family cysteine protease, which translates into the protein MKKKIISSIVITSLMLLNSCSLLQKGPYEPFKSGHGFSLIEEGYSVPVTAQSDALCWACSGATAMQYNLMLTRGIDDEIDIDYLSLLAFSGDAESGTEGNYSNNLQLAGGHQIMVIEAASSHDINGCILVEADDLSSADTEVLQDRIRNNGALTALIVPDSDQFESIQENATYNVPNAEFRLTHHMVTVVGWDDDYPADTFDPPAASNGAWLIQDSQGTDFGDEGFYWISYDTPLYGVCDYILSDEYTEVLSYEAGVQAVAVTEGETAVANVFDHEGTIGAIGTYTTGSDQTLTVEIYDGEFGDLICTKEQTFEYIGYHTIELDEPIDVGRYTVVVRFPEGAPVEGSSIETDLSPLGGDYVGTVRGFYASIEEGQSYIYLDGEWVDMSTDGIADQMDFSCETRETLMGLTYRDRATITEAPNNACIKVLYIA